One part of the Humulus lupulus chromosome 9, drHumLupu1.1, whole genome shotgun sequence genome encodes these proteins:
- the LOC133800036 gene encoding uncharacterized protein LOC133800036, whose translation MEFERWGRSNCMSLMIMQQCIPEAFRGTKSKEITKAKNFLNAIEKCFSRNDKAQLTSLLASLMSMKYKVRGNVREYIMEMYYIASKLKALKIELSEDSLVLMVLVSLPAQLNQFKISYNCQRDKSTLNELISHYVQEEERLKQDKTESAHLASASKENDNKRKYENEAAKGPTQKKQKEGIRRLFLL comes from the coding sequence ATGGAGTTTGAGAGATGGGGTCGTTCTAATTGCATGAGTCTAATGATCATGCAACAATGCATTCCAGAAGCCTTCAGAGGCACAAAATCTAAAGAGATCACTAAGGCCAAGAATTTCCTCAATGCAATTGAGAAATGTTTCTCTAGAAACGATAAGGCTCAATTGACTTCACTTCTGGCTTCCTTAATGTCCATGAAGTATAAGGTTCGAGGAAATGTTagggagtacattatggaaatgTACTATATTGCTTCAAAACTTAAGGCACTTAAGATCGAGCTTTCTGAGGATTCGCTTGTTCTTATGGTTTTGGTATCGCTTCCTGCACAGCTTAACCAATTCAAAATTAGTTATAACTGTCAAAGGGATAAATCGACTCTAAATGAGCTCATTTCTCACTATgtgcaagaggaagaaaggttgAAGCAAGATAAGACTGAAAGTGCTCACTTGGCCAGTGCCTCTAAGGAAAATGACAATAAAAGGAAATATGAGAATGAAGCTGCTAAGGGTCCAACGcaaaagaaacaaaaagaagGAATCAGAAGGTTGTTTCTTTTATGA